A genome region from Clostridia bacterium includes the following:
- a CDS encoding 4Fe-4S binding protein, translating into MVRKIISIDKEKCNGCGICADACHEGAIGMAGGKAHLMRDDYCDGLGDCLPACPMNAISFIEREAAAYDEAAVLKNKERKKNGAPFAAALPGCPGLRAASITREAKEDEAAAFRPAVSRLSQWPVQIKLAPVKAPYFDGADLLIAADCTAYAYGGFHDKFIKNRITLVGCPKLDGVDYSDKLFEIIKNNDIKSVTLVRMEVPCCGGLRYALEKALSESGKLIPWQVVVISTDGRILSE; encoded by the coding sequence ATGGTAAGGAAGATAATCTCGATAGATAAAGAAAAGTGCAACGGGTGCGGTATATGCGCAGACGCCTGCCATGAGGGCGCGATAGGAATGGCCGGAGGAAAGGCGCACCTTATGCGCGACGATTACTGCGACGGCCTGGGAGACTGTCTGCCTGCATGCCCGATGAACGCGATAAGCTTTATTGAGCGGGAAGCGGCTGCATATGACGAGGCGGCAGTTTTAAAAAATAAAGAGCGAAAAAAGAACGGCGCTCCGTTTGCGGCGGCTTTGCCGGGCTGTCCGGGCTTACGCGCAGCATCAATAACGCGCGAAGCAAAAGAAGATGAGGCGGCAGCTTTTCGTCCCGCAGTCAGTCGTCTTTCGCAGTGGCCCGTGCAGATAAAGCTTGCGCCGGTGAAAGCGCCTTATTTTGACGGTGCAGACCTGCTTATTGCGGCCGATTGCACGGCTTACGCCTATGGCGGCTTTCACGATAAGTTTATAAAAAACCGCATAACGCTTGTAGGGTGCCCGAAGCTTGACGGCGTAGATTACAGCGATAAGCTTTTTGAGATAATTAAAAATAACGATATAAAAAGCGTGACGCTAGTGCGCATGGAGGTGCCCTGCTGCGGAGGCTTAAGATACGCGCTTGAAAAGGCGTTGAGCGAGAGCGGCAAGCTCATACCGTGGCAGGTAGTTGTGATATCGACCGACGGGAGGATATTATCTGAGTAA
- the thiI gene encoding tRNA 4-thiouridine(8) synthase ThiI — protein sequence MKEIILLKMGELVLKGLNRKSFENKLIANVRRAIKPYGKFTITHAQSAVYVYPEGDADIDEAVDALSRVFGIATLSRAGECEKDMDKILPFTAQYCSKELMGARTFKVESKRSDKSFPLKSPEIAAEAGGYLLEKFPHLKVDVHSPDVVVNIEIRDEMAYVHAGRIKGAGGMPVGTNGKAMLMLSGGIDSPVAGYMAAKRGVELSCIHYFSYPYTSMQALDKVKELAYILSRYAGRMNLYIVPFTKIQEHIRKYCPDELTTLVMRRIMMEIACAKAEQVGALAVVTGESIGQVASQTMHALASTDSAATMPVLRPVIGMDKTEIVALSRKIGAFETSILPYEDCCTVFTPKHPKTRPSVEEVKAAEAAFNFAPLIAEAMDNIKKIRINFEEQE from the coding sequence ATGAAAGAGATAATTCTTCTTAAAATGGGCGAGCTTGTCTTAAAGGGCTTAAATCGCAAAAGCTTTGAAAACAAGCTTATAGCCAACGTAAGACGAGCTATAAAGCCTTACGGCAAATTTACGATAACTCATGCGCAGTCGGCGGTGTATGTTTATCCCGAGGGCGACGCTGATATTGACGAGGCAGTTGATGCGCTTAGCCGCGTGTTCGGTATAGCAACGCTTTCGCGCGCCGGAGAATGTGAAAAGGATATGGATAAGATACTGCCGTTTACCGCACAGTACTGTAGCAAAGAGCTTATGGGCGCGCGCACGTTCAAGGTGGAGTCAAAGCGCTCGGATAAAAGTTTCCCCCTAAAGTCGCCCGAGATCGCGGCCGAGGCGGGAGGTTATCTTCTTGAAAAATTCCCGCATCTTAAAGTTGACGTTCATTCGCCCGACGTCGTGGTAAACATAGAGATACGCGATGAGATGGCCTACGTTCATGCGGGGCGCATAAAGGGCGCGGGAGGAATGCCCGTGGGCACGAACGGAAAGGCCATGCTCATGCTTTCGGGCGGCATAGACAGCCCCGTCGCAGGATATATGGCCGCAAAGCGCGGCGTGGAGTTGTCGTGCATACATTATTTCAGCTATCCGTATACGTCGATGCAGGCGCTTGATAAGGTAAAGGAGCTTGCATATATACTTTCGCGTTACGCGGGGCGCATGAACCTTTACATCGTGCCGTTCACGAAGATACAGGAGCATATAAGGAAATACTGTCCCGACGAGCTTACCACTTTAGTTATGCGGCGCATAATGATGGAGATAGCCTGCGCCAAGGCCGAGCAAGTGGGCGCGCTCGCCGTAGTGACGGGAGAGAGCATAGGCCAGGTGGCAAGCCAGACGATGCACGCGCTGGCTTCGACCGATTCGGCGGCGACGATGCCGGTGCTGAGACCCGTTATAGGCATGGACAAGACGGAGATAGTCGCGCTATCAAGAAAGATAGGCGCGTTTGAAACGTCTATTCTGCCTTACGAGGACTGCTGCACGGTGTTCACGCCAAAGCATCCTAAGACGCGGCCTAGCGTTGAGGAAGTTAAGGCGGCCGAGGCGGCGTTCAACTTTGCGCCGCTTATTGCGGAGGCTATGGATAATATAAAGAAAATACGTATAAACTTTGAAGAACAGGAATAA
- a CDS encoding cysteine desulfurase, whose translation MIYFDNAATTRPYTQAIDAADRIMRDVFANPSAIHSFGMEAGAEMKAARAAISRILGAKPEELYFTGGGTEGNNIALFGTADAKRRMGERIVISSVEHASVENPAKELKARGFDVISVPAPRGQVDHDALFRAIDDKTILVSVMLVNNELGTINDIAQIRKLMDEKCPRATLHCDAVQGFLKIDFSVKSILADIITISAHKIHAPKGAGALYIKRGTKINPIILGGGQEAGMRSGTENLPAIVAFAEAAKKGYAEFSARESRARKIKERIVSELFRYPEYFKINSPENSSPFILNVSTPVMSETMLHYLECFGIYISVGSACSSKHKSKSILSRAGFDEKTYKTGVRISIGDNNTEEEAVILAARMTEGARTLIHA comes from the coding sequence ATGATATATTTTGACAACGCCGCGACGACGCGCCCGTATACGCAGGCGATAGACGCGGCCGACAGGATAATGCGAGACGTTTTTGCAAATCCGTCCGCCATACATTCGTTCGGTATGGAAGCCGGAGCCGAAATGAAGGCGGCGCGCGCCGCGATCTCGCGTATACTGGGCGCAAAGCCGGAGGAGCTTTATTTTACCGGCGGAGGCACTGAGGGCAACAATATCGCTCTGTTCGGCACGGCGGACGCTAAGAGGCGCATGGGAGAACGCATCGTGATATCGTCTGTTGAGCATGCGTCTGTGGAAAATCCCGCGAAGGAGCTTAAAGCGCGCGGCTTTGATGTGATAAGCGTACCGGCGCCGAGAGGACAGGTCGATCATGACGCGCTTTTTCGGGCGATCGACGACAAGACTATATTGGTGAGCGTGATGCTTGTTAATAACGAGCTTGGTACGATAAACGACATTGCGCAGATAAGAAAGCTTATGGACGAGAAATGTCCGCGCGCGACGCTTCACTGCGACGCTGTGCAGGGCTTTTTAAAGATCGATTTTTCCGTTAAGAGTATTTTGGCCGATATAATAACTATCAGCGCGCATAAGATACATGCGCCGAAGGGCGCAGGCGCGCTTTACATAAAGCGCGGGACTAAGATAAATCCAATAATTTTAGGCGGAGGTCAGGAGGCGGGAATGCGCTCCGGCACTGAAAATCTGCCGGCCATCGTCGCGTTTGCCGAAGCCGCAAAAAAGGGGTATGCAGAATTTTCTGCGCGCGAATCGCGTGCGCGAAAGATAAAAGAACGCATTGTCTCGGAGCTTTTCAGATACCCCGAATATTTTAAGATAAACTCGCCCGAAAATTCGAGCCCTTTTATATTAAACGTTTCGACGCCCGTAATGAGCGAGACGATGCTCCATTATCTCGAATGCTTCGGTATATATATCTCAGTCGGGTCGGCCTGCTCGTCCAAGCATAAATCAAAGAGCATTCTTTCACGCGCGGGATTTGATGAGAAAACATATAAAACGGGCGTTCGCATAAGCATAGGCGATAATAATACCGAAGAAGAAGCCGTGATTTTGGCGGCGCGCATGACAGAGGGCGCGCGTACGCTCATACACGCATAA
- a CDS encoding NTP transferase domain-containing protein: MKAIILAGGRGVRLWPLTAARPKPLVQVFGVPVIEHALRALKRAGITDIGITLGVMPEKITQALQSAADVSLSFFKEDSPLGTAGSVKAARRFFSDDEDIVIVSGDAVFNLDISAAVRFHKEKNSDATILLYHVSDPSQYGTALVDEDMRIIKFCEKPAWARVYSDMINTGIYVLKGELFRLVPEGTYFDFAKDLFPLALERGDALFGFDARGYWRDIGDPQSYLKCHRDIFENVEGIGESLLGRDLGRVWDVNSYEEYDEASIIPPVYIERTARISSGAQIGPYTVIGSGCEIASGAKIEDSVVLDAVKIDRDALIRGAVADEGAVIGERAHITEGCVLGAGASVGSNADIGRSMLIRCGAEIYSGAESVKITTNGARIKICDDFSPESAIGMGAALSRIFGGELIAVGSCGRREADLISSLIAQGMAIDGTSVLDVGALNYGACAYITARAGCSGGVFSECAEREIRVFLIGEDGLPVAPRVTDALSRALKQRRSFDFSRLKSARRLSFPDASSLYIDAAARALRLSDTGEICLTGRGADYEAAKRIFERIGVDPDGPPTCDVYDITNGKLEIITRKNEIIAGERIIMLCALAYFKEGSQKPFAAPSHVRDALYDTAKKYGGRFALGEREQSNETAALLYDAAAQTCFIACHTIYNGIGADELARELPKVHSASRSIPCAPSGRARLMGRIVSYAGKDASLGDGVKITRPRGSITIRAEEDAERLTLRAQGETLEAAEEICDFFDELIRGYTHEA, translated from the coding sequence ATGAAAGCCATAATTTTAGCGGGAGGACGCGGCGTTAGGCTTTGGCCTTTAACGGCTGCGCGTCCAAAGCCGCTTGTGCAGGTGTTCGGGGTACCCGTAATTGAGCACGCTTTGCGTGCGCTGAAGCGCGCAGGGATCACCGATATAGGTATAACGCTGGGCGTTATGCCCGAAAAAATAACGCAGGCGCTTCAAAGCGCAGCGGACGTTTCGCTTTCCTTTTTTAAAGAAGACAGCCCGCTTGGAACTGCCGGGTCAGTAAAGGCTGCCCGGCGTTTTTTTTCGGATGATGAGGATATCGTAATAGTAAGCGGAGACGCGGTATTCAATCTCGATATAAGCGCGGCGGTGCGCTTTCACAAGGAGAAGAATTCCGATGCTACTATACTGCTTTATCATGTGTCCGACCCGTCGCAATACGGCACCGCGCTTGTAGATGAAGATATGCGCATAATCAAATTCTGTGAGAAGCCTGCGTGGGCGCGCGTTTATTCCGATATGATAAATACAGGCATATATGTTTTAAAGGGCGAGCTTTTTAGGCTTGTGCCGGAGGGAACGTATTTTGATTTTGCAAAGGATCTCTTTCCGCTGGCGCTTGAACGCGGAGATGCGCTGTTCGGATTTGACGCGCGCGGATATTGGCGCGATATAGGCGATCCGCAGTCTTATCTTAAATGCCACCGCGATATTTTTGAAAATGTCGAAGGTATAGGCGAAAGCCTGCTGGGTCGTGATCTCGGCCGCGTTTGGGACGTGAACTCATACGAGGAATACGACGAAGCGAGCATAATACCGCCTGTATATATAGAACGCACAGCGCGTATTTCATCGGGCGCGCAAATAGGGCCGTACACCGTTATAGGCAGCGGCTGCGAGATCGCGTCGGGCGCAAAAATCGAAGACAGCGTTGTGCTTGACGCAGTAAAAATAGACAGGGACGCCCTTATTCGCGGGGCTGTGGCAGACGAAGGCGCCGTTATAGGAGAACGGGCGCATATAACAGAGGGCTGCGTACTAGGCGCGGGCGCAAGTGTCGGAAGCAACGCAGATATCGGGCGAAGCATGCTAATAAGATGCGGCGCAGAGATATATTCGGGCGCAGAGAGCGTGAAAATAACGACGAACGGAGCGCGTATAAAGATTTGCGATGATTTTTCGCCGGAGTCGGCGATCGGTATGGGGGCGGCGCTTTCACGCATATTCGGCGGAGAGCTTATAGCTGTGGGAAGCTGCGGACGCCGCGAAGCGGATCTGATAAGCTCTCTCATCGCACAGGGTATGGCGATCGACGGCACGAGCGTTTTGGACGTTGGAGCCTTAAATTACGGCGCATGCGCATATATTACGGCGCGCGCAGGATGCTCGGGGGGCGTGTTTTCGGAATGTGCCGAAAGAGAGATAAGAGTTTTTCTTATAGGAGAAGATGGGCTGCCCGTAGCGCCCAGGGTGACGGACGCGCTTTCGCGCGCCTTAAAGCAGCGCAGAAGCTTTGATTTTTCGCGTCTTAAATCGGCGCGGCGTTTAAGCTTTCCCGATGCTTCTTCGCTCTATATCGACGCGGCGGCGAGGGCGCTGAGGCTTTCTGATACGGGAGAAATATGCCTTACGGGACGCGGAGCGGACTATGAAGCGGCTAAGCGTATATTTGAGAGGATAGGCGTAGATCCGGACGGCCCGCCCACGTGCGACGTATATGACATAACAAACGGCAAGCTTGAGATAATAACACGAAAAAATGAAATTATCGCGGGCGAGCGCATTATTATGCTCTGTGCGCTCGCATATTTTAAGGAGGGCTCTCAAAAACCGTTTGCGGCGCCGTCTCATGTAAGAGACGCGCTTTATGACACAGCGAAAAAATACGGCGGCAGATTTGCATTAGGAGAACGCGAACAGTCAAATGAAACGGCGGCGCTTTTATACGATGCGGCGGCTCAGACCTGCTTTATAGCTTGTCATACGATATATAACGGCATCGGCGCAGACGAGCTCGCCCGGGAGCTTCCGAAGGTGCACTCAGCTTCGCGCAGTATACCGTGCGCACCGTCCGGACGCGCGCGTCTTATGGGACGCATAGTGTCGTATGCGGGAAAGGACGCCTCTTTGGGCGACGGAGTTAAGATAACTCGCCCGCGCGGGAGCATTACAATAAGGGCCGAGGAAGACGCGGAGCGTCTTACTCTGCGGGCGCAGGGAGAAACGCTTGAGGCAGCCGAGGAGATATGCGACTTTTTCGACGAGCTCATACGCGGATATACGCATGAAGCGTGA
- a CDS encoding P-II family nitrogen regulator — translation MSSELYKNEKYELILVIVNRGFADDVMDSARSAGANGGTVFLARGTGNKDTKKFFGITIQPEKEIVMILVPRQKRRDIMRAVSAGAGLNKEGRGMAISLPVDDIAGVIRMMSEE, via the coding sequence TTGAGTTCGGAGCTTTATAAGAACGAAAAATACGAGCTGATACTAGTTATCGTAAATCGCGGGTTTGCAGACGACGTTATGGACTCGGCGCGAAGCGCGGGCGCGAACGGAGGCACGGTATTTTTGGCGCGCGGCACCGGAAACAAGGATACAAAGAAGTTTTTCGGCATAACGATACAGCCCGAAAAGGAGATAGTAATGATACTTGTGCCGCGCCAGAAAAGGAGAGATATCATGCGCGCCGTAAGCGCGGGCGCCGGATTGAACAAAGAGGGACGCGGTATGGCAATATCGCTGCCTGTTGACGATATAGCGGGAGTTATAAGAATGATGAGCGAGGAATAA
- a CDS encoding DUF1538 domain-containing protein, giving the protein MVFLHTWTKQNKSFKNRKSGGESLNNTLVKKLKEAVIAILPITAIVIILNFTVASMPWGTLALFLVSAVLLIIGMGLFTLGADVSMMLMGDLIGSELSKSRKLWLFIVVCFVLGFAVTVAEPDLSVLAGQVPLIPDSTMIFTVALGVGIFLVLAALRVIFGWNLKITLLVLYAAVFIMALFVSDGFLGVAFDSGGVTTGPITVPFIMALGIGISAVRGGASSRDDSFGYIALCSVGPIIAVMALGLFYGSPSGSQSLPELAEINGAGELFRALFLSLPKYFSHVALALMPILVFFLIFQAIFLKLPKRSLAKIFVGAGYTYIGLVIFLNAVNVGFMPVGYHIGQSIAGLSYNWILIPIGALIGFFVVMAEPAVHVLTEQVESVSGGSISRNSMLMCMAIGVAVSLALSMIKSLNGLSLWWFIAPGYALAIILSFFTSDVFTAIAFDSGGVASGPMTATFLLPLSMGTVLRTGGDMMTDAFGIVAMVAMTPLITIQIMGLIYKIKLKRGANVSQEPSDEEDIVEFETESENEAEAEAWDDVEARHEAETENKA; this is encoded by the coding sequence ATGGTATTTTTGCATACCTGGACAAAACAGAACAAATCTTTTAAAAACCGCAAAAGCGGAGGTGAAAGTTTGAACAATACTTTGGTAAAAAAACTGAAAGAAGCGGTAATTGCAATACTTCCGATAACTGCGATAGTGATCATACTGAATTTTACCGTAGCTTCGATGCCGTGGGGAACGCTTGCTCTTTTTTTGGTAAGCGCGGTCTTGCTTATCATAGGCATGGGGCTTTTTACGCTTGGCGCCGACGTTTCAATGATGCTTATGGGAGACCTTATAGGCTCCGAGCTTTCAAAATCGCGCAAGCTGTGGCTTTTCATAGTTGTGTGCTTTGTTTTAGGCTTTGCCGTAACTGTGGCAGAGCCCGACCTTTCGGTGCTGGCCGGTCAGGTGCCTTTGATACCTGACAGTACGATGATCTTTACCGTTGCGCTGGGAGTAGGCATATTTTTGGTGCTTGCGGCGCTCAGAGTAATATTCGGGTGGAATTTAAAAATAACGCTGCTTGTTTTATATGCGGCTGTATTTATAATGGCGCTTTTTGTTTCCGACGGTTTTTTGGGCGTGGCGTTCGATTCGGGCGGCGTGACTACCGGACCTATAACGGTGCCGTTTATAATGGCGCTTGGCATAGGTATTTCGGCCGTGCGCGGAGGCGCAAGCTCGCGCGACGACTCTTTCGGATATATTGCGCTTTGCTCGGTAGGGCCGATAATAGCTGTAATGGCGCTGGGCCTTTTTTACGGTTCGCCGTCAGGCTCGCAAAGCCTGCCCGAGCTTGCAGAAATAAACGGCGCAGGAGAGCTTTTTAGAGCGCTGTTTTTAAGCTTGCCGAAATATTTTTCGCACGTTGCGCTGGCGCTTATGCCCATACTCGTGTTCTTTTTGATTTTTCAGGCTATATTTTTAAAGCTGCCAAAAAGAAGCCTTGCGAAAATCTTTGTGGGCGCGGGCTATACATATATAGGACTTGTGATATTTTTGAATGCCGTAAACGTGGGCTTTATGCCCGTCGGTTATCACATAGGGCAAAGCATTGCGGGGCTTTCGTACAACTGGATACTTATTCCCATCGGAGCGCTTATAGGCTTCTTCGTCGTGATGGCGGAGCCTGCCGTACATGTGCTTACCGAGCAGGTGGAAAGCGTGTCGGGCGGCTCGATATCGAGAAATTCCATGCTTATGTGCATGGCGATAGGCGTGGCGGTTTCTCTTGCGCTGTCTATGATAAAAAGCCTTAACGGGCTTTCCCTGTGGTGGTTTATTGCGCCGGGATACGCGCTTGCGATAATACTTTCATTTTTTACAAGCGATGTGTTCACCGCGATAGCATTCGACTCGGGCGGCGTTGCTTCGGGACCGATGACGGCTACGTTTTTACTGCCGCTTTCGATGGGAACGGTACTACGAACGGGCGGAGACATGATGACAGACGCTTTCGGCATTGTGGCAATGGTAGCCATGACGCCGCTTATAACGATACAGATAATGGGTCTTATCTATAAAATAAAGTTAAAACGCGGCGCGAATGTATCACAGGAGCCGTCTGACGAAGAAGATATCGTTGAATTTGAGACCGAGTCTGAAAATGAAGCTGAGGCTGAAGCTTGGGACGACGTCGAGGCTAGGCATGAAGCCGAGACCGAGAATAAGGCTTAA
- the tsaD gene encoding tRNA (adenosine(37)-N6)-threonylcarbamoyltransferase complex transferase subunit TsaD has translation MKILAIESSCDETAAAVVKDGREVLSNIVNTQIAEHVKYGGVVPEIASRRHVENISFVARAALSDASLTMEDIDAVAVTYAPGLIGALLVGVNFAKGVSYAHKKPLIPVHHIRSHVAANYIAHPDLKPPFIALIASGSHSHIVIVNDYTEYKILGRTRDDAAGEAFDKAARVLGLPYPGGVHIDRLAREGDAQAIKFPRVHFKDAPYDFSFSGVKTSVINYAHTIKQRGEELDRADVAASFSEAVTGILTQNVIKAALSYNIRTVVMAGGVCANSVLREKLSSEAKKHSLSLYMPPISLCTDNAAMVGSQAFYEFKNGRTADYTLNGKSAESIE, from the coding sequence TTGAAAATTCTTGCGATAGAAAGCTCGTGCGACGAGACTGCGGCGGCAGTCGTAAAAGACGGGCGTGAAGTTTTGTCAAACATAGTAAACACACAGATAGCGGAGCATGTGAAATACGGCGGCGTAGTGCCGGAGATCGCATCGCGGCGCCACGTTGAAAACATATCATTCGTTGCGCGCGCGGCGCTTTCGGATGCGTCGCTTACGATGGAGGATATAGATGCGGTCGCCGTGACGTATGCGCCGGGACTTATAGGCGCGCTGCTCGTAGGCGTAAATTTCGCAAAGGGCGTGTCGTATGCGCATAAAAAGCCGCTCATACCCGTGCATCATATACGTTCGCATGTTGCGGCGAATTACATAGCTCACCCCGATCTTAAGCCGCCGTTTATCGCGCTTATCGCGTCGGGCTCGCACAGCCATATCGTGATCGTCAATGATTATACGGAGTATAAGATACTCGGCCGCACGCGCGACGACGCTGCGGGAGAGGCCTTTGACAAGGCGGCGCGCGTGCTGGGGCTTCCGTATCCCGGCGGAGTGCATATTGACAGGCTTGCGCGGGAGGGAGACGCGCAGGCGATAAAATTCCCCCGCGTTCACTTTAAGGACGCGCCTTACGATTTCAGCTTCAGCGGAGTAAAGACCTCTGTCATAAACTACGCGCACACGATAAAGCAGAGAGGAGAAGAGCTCGACCGCGCCGATGTGGCAGCTTCCTTTTCGGAAGCCGTAACGGGGATCCTCACACAAAACGTGATAAAGGCCGCGCTTTCTTATAATATACGCACTGTTGTTATGGCAGGGGGCGTATGCGCAAATTCCGTGCTTCGTGAAAAGCTTTCAAGCGAGGCAAAGAAGCACTCTCTGAGCCTTTATATGCCGCCGATATCTCTTTGCACCGATAACGCGGCCATGGTGGGATCTCAGGCCTTTTACGAGTTCAAAAACGGGCGCACGGCAGATTATACTCTAAACGGCAAATCGGCCGAATCCATTGAATGA
- the rimI gene encoding ribosomal protein S18-alanine N-acetyltransferase, translating into MNFTIRECATDDAHAVSLIERECILNPWSEEMIYEDIEKPYTHYFIAFSGGEAAGFIGASLTIDTADITNVAVLPAFRRRGIARTLLLSMETRLKEKGAREIFLEVRRSADAAVSLYKSAGFEEISVRRGYYREPREDALIMRREIF; encoded by the coding sequence ATAAACTTTACTATAAGAGAATGCGCGACGGACGATGCGCACGCGGTCTCTCTTATCGAGCGCGAGTGCATACTTAATCCGTGGAGCGAGGAAATGATATATGAAGATATAGAAAAGCCGTATACGCATTATTTTATTGCCTTTTCGGGCGGTGAAGCGGCGGGCTTTATAGGCGCGTCGCTTACTATAGATACTGCCGATATAACAAATGTGGCCGTGCTTCCGGCGTTCAGAAGGCGCGGTATTGCGCGGACACTGCTTCTTTCAATGGAGACGCGCCTTAAAGAAAAGGGCGCGCGTGAGATCTTCCTTGAAGTGAGAAGAAGCGCGGATGCAGCTGTTTCGCTTTATAAATCGGCCGGATTTGAAGAGATATCGGTGCGGCGCGGTTATTACAGAGAGCCGCGTGAGGATGCGCTTATAATGAGGCGTGAAATTTTTTAA
- a CDS encoding low molecular weight protein arginine phosphatase, translating to MNILFVCTGNTCRSPMAEVMMIELLKEKGIKDVWVSSAGTAASFPSGASYNSIMTMAKKNIDLTSHTSRMLTDGMLEAADAVYTMTRSQSMQIKRMFPQFSHKVRPLAANDITDPFGGDLYEYQACADEIYEGLLNILGGL from the coding sequence ATGAATATACTGTTCGTATGTACGGGAAATACATGCCGAAGCCCGATGGCTGAGGTAATGATGATAGAGCTTTTGAAGGAAAAAGGCATAAAAGACGTTTGGGTGTCCTCTGCTGGTACGGCCGCCTCGTTTCCGAGCGGAGCAAGCTACAATTCAATAATGACGATGGCGAAAAAGAATATAGACCTGACGTCGCACACCTCGCGAATGCTTACCGACGGGATGCTTGAGGCGGCCGACGCCGTTTATACGATGACGCGCTCACAGAGCATGCAGATAAAGCGCATGTTCCCGCAGTTTTCGCATAAAGTGCGCCCGCTTGCCGCAAACGATATAACAGACCCCTTCGGAGGCGATCTTTACGAATATCAGGCCTGCGCCGATGAGATATACGAGGGACTTTTAAACATATTGGGAGGGCTTTAA